The Henckelia pumila isolate YLH828 unplaced genomic scaffold, ASM3356847v2 CTG_270:::fragment_3, whole genome shotgun sequence sequence cccccaataatatgagccgatcccatgggagttccacccaacttacaacatttgtcgatccaatgtacagctttccgacggacgggcccccccaataatatgagccggaccgtatccgcgggtagcatcacatacattgaccgttgatggaaggtgggaacatttaaacaaatttaaaatttcctttatttatcttgatataaattttaaatcatatttaaaatgagggatttttaattataaaaatatttgtctcatcatatttaatttattgcatgcattgccggattcatgcaatttatgtctatacatgcatacaatcataatatcacatattatttaggatgatcgattccatttctaattgacccgtggttgccaatcacgggtcttagtccaatcctaggtaatatgcagtatgcaaatgcaatcctattacatatgcttccaatttacatttcttcagtcttcattgtctgctggcccaccatcttcaaatcttgatctcccactaaatctaatgtatttacaataaataacaatgacaagtaggggatacatttttagggggtgggaacgggctataaaccaagcccacttttattacatatgacattcatatcgggccataaaccaggcccattaataaaaccaacaataataaagacaaaatgtaaattcctaacatacacctacaaaattggtcatggcaatcgatcatccttatccaataacatttaattcaaaattaatttattggataacatgctgtggcaattcaaatttaaacaagataaaatcatattttatatataaaatctcatttcacatataaaatcatattttatctctatatcaaataaaatcatattttatctataaaatccattttacaaataaaatcatattttacttaatatatcataaaatcatatcttatcatcaattgtaccaaaataattgatttcaaaattcaatttacggataaaatattaaaattttccaaaaattcaaatttatccaaaatcaattttaaaatttacggactcgaacaattcgatccgaaatctcgtgaaccaatcaaaaacaatttttgaccggaccaaaaataaaattttaaatattaaaattaatttttaaataaaaaataatttttcccgcgggccgcccgggacactcccgggccggcccgcacccggggcgcgggcggGGGCAGCTCGGctgccccttagggcagcgcctggcgccgccctgggcggcgccgtgcgctgccctgggcgacgccgagcgccgccctgcgcagcgcccagcgctgcgctgggcggcgccgagcgccgcccctgggcagcgccgagcgccgcccctgggcagcgccgagcgccgcccctgggcagcgccgagcgctgccctgcgcagcgcccagcgctgcgctgggcagcgcacagcgctgccctgggcggcgccgtgcgccgccctgggcggcgacgtgcgcccccttgggcggcgccgtgcgccccctttgggcggcgccgtgcgccgcccggggcagcaacaattgctgccccaccgggcagcgatccaatcgctgcccgggttttgccccgaaaaatttttttttttatttaaaaatatttattttgtttcaaaaaccgagactcaaaaattttgtacaattgattaatttaatcgtttgatctgagcaacctggctctgataccactgttggaaaacgggcggtcagatcaatcacgattgatacccggtgcagcggaagtttaaaaatttttatcatggaacaattccatggtgtgggtatcaaccgttcaacgattaaattattagtgtgtgtaaaatttaaataacagttaaataaattttacctcaaatctcgcaacgagattaatggacaccaacagaacaattctgctcttgttgtctctccctggaaccgatgaacgccttcaatcaggtccacgaacagaggtttaatccctctgatagattgcactagaaaatctatcagaagttttctgcaaagagaatacacgaatttgattcgttattccttactgcgattcaaaatcacagaccggaattttctcgggcagagggagggagaggcggccgaaaacgtttttgagaggggctagggtttcgaaaatcctgtctcaaaaattatgacctattgtgtgtaatttctgtactgaaataacttatttataatgcaggccactaacaccttagggcccattaatcataagctggggcctgacaagcaaagcccgctcgttcagaaattaatataaaattcatcgtgactccgattgatgaaacgatttcaccaatgtgcacagaaaccatttctgcacgttttaaagtcaaaataaattttcctgaatccgaattcagtggtttccaaaaatgtccatccctatgtcattttaggaaatcctactcccttactcttatttaagaagtccaactccttagttcattaaatttaactctttaaatttaactatctcaacggggattaaaactccattacactgtgtgaccctcaatggttcagggatacagctagccgtgggctcacaactccttgtgactcggaacaacactttccgacttgcccaacgaatcatggtaaagcgcctagcaacatcgccccatgattccctaggtatcactgatagtgcctacaagaaccagtagattttggttagcgtacagtacggtcccttcatccatatatcccgatcgaatcaacaaccattggtatatcgagagtcgctcaagattcaataactatgcaatgcatcttgaagatcaaattagtgacatcgcatgtgctactaagaaaccatttcttaaatcacatcaagtactctggccagagatttgtcacactaatatctcctcagatcgcataggatatccacactcgcaagtatgtggtgaatccttgacaacaatgcattgactcctatatgtgtcgtaactgtacccaatctcgacacctgatgacccccatagagtcggtaaacgagtcaaagcacagcactagcatatagagtctccatgatgtttcaagtcgtaaggactaatggtgtacaaccaaaaccgcggactttatccactcgataagtgataaccacttggaaagtccggatagggtagttcgattattcatcctatgaatatccatttgcatgcttcgaacatctccatgttccctaccaatgaaacgtggtactccgcatcgcaaatgctagtctcaaactcgagcgatccttatccttattatcggacggctcaatcgactaggaacggttttagaatatacagtgactataagatgtatttcatgatagacatctccatgttctaccacatcttacatacactatagtatattcaaggtctttatcaaaacaacaatagtatatcacaatataacaatatgaagtaatataaagtcattgccataaaagtgtaaataatattaaacaaaagattgtttatacaaagagtcatcaaagcccatagccacacagttggctcactgggcacccactcttacacacaTATGATCAACCAACCTCCAACATGGTGAATCAGACGGATGACGTAACTGACCAGCAACTCTTGTGGTTTCTTTATGCCAAGTTAAATTTTTTGAGGTCTTTAAAGATTTATACATACGTTTGAATCTTGGTATGGGgggaaaataccacatcacctTGGCAGGAACACCTTTCTTCTCAATGTTCTTCTTGTTTAGCTTCAAACGCGACAAGCCACATTTAGGGCAACTTACACAGTCTTTATATTGTTTTCTATAAAGGATGCAATCATTGGAACAAGCATGGATCTTTTCATGGCTCAACGACAAACAACTCAATGTCTTTTTTGCATCATACGTTGAAGATGGCAGATTGTGATTATCTGGTAGCATATCCCCAAAATCTGTTAATAGATCTGAAAATAGAGCATCACTCATCCCATGCCTGGCTTTGGTATTGTACAGTTTCACTAGTGCACTCAACTTTGTGTAACGCTTACATCCATTGTACAATGGTTTCTCTGCGTCCTccaaaaacttcacaaattcTTCTGGATTTTCTGTGTAGTTCTCGTATGCTGCCTCACACATATTAGTTGTTTCAAAGTCTTTGTGATAATCATCAGTTGGATCCTGGTTGGTACTCCAATTTACTCTATCATTTTCGGCAGACTCGCCATGCCAAATCCAATTAACATAATTTTGACTAAAACCATGAAAAAAAAGATGCTCTCGAATCGATGTAACCGGTCCTTTTTTCAGATTTATACATTTGCAACAAGGACAATGAATGAAATTGGGGTCAACGTGGAGATTTTGCAAACAACTGCTGATGAACTGTTCAACACCCTCCTGATACTGTTTGGATCTTCTATCCGAGCGAATCCAAGATTTATCCATAATTCACAACTTATCTTCaacaaacaattaaatttatgaaatttatatataataacaaataCTAAAAGATTAATATACAAGAATCATGAATGATTTCCACTTCAAGCACTAGTTActtggtttttaaaaaccaaagggattttttaaaaaatcattgtgACTCCAAAAATCAATGCTAATTTTAGGAATAGTTccagaaaaaaattttaaattcaaatatgaccGAGCCAAGCTCTAATACAGTAAACTATTTTCAAAATCAAGAATGAATACTTTTGGTTTCAAAGTAAAAACGGGAAATTAATTTTACTAGTgaacagaaataaaaaatataatatgcaaaatattaatttatttaaacaaaaaatgACAAATAACTTAATTTTTCAAGCACAAAGGCTAGGAAATTAATTTAGCAGTCTTATCGAGCACAATTACAAGCATAAGAAACGAAATTCCCAATGCGAACAATGAATcatcatataatcaaaatattgtaAGCACATGGAGAAAATATGCGACCAGGTTTAATTTCAAAGCACATTAAACGTCCACTGAAGCagaaaaagttcaaaaaatacCTGCTTTTGTTGCGGCTAGAGCTAGGATGCTACTTTCAAGTTCAGCTTGTGTCTGAAAAGTAGCTGCAGCAAAATCAATAACACATGCTATAGTTTTTAGCTCATTGTGAGTGAAAGAAAACTACCAAATGCTTTATCATTGCCCTACTGGTGTATAGAGTATAAACCAACACAATATCACAATTATTTTCTTTGTGCATCTCGAATCCTCTTTGAAATTGATACATGTTGAAAGGAATAACATGCCATATTGAGTAAACCTACGTTTCACAAGGGAAAATTGCATCTTTTTTAAATCAAGTAAGTTAATAGGAGGAAATTA is a genomic window containing:
- the LOC140870886 gene encoding uncharacterized protein gives rise to the protein MDKSWIRSDRRSKQYQEGVEQFISSCLQNLHVDPNFIHCPCCKCINLKKGPVTSIREHLFFHGFSQNYVNWIWHGESAENDRVNWSTNQDPTDDYHKDFETTNMCEAAYENYTENPEEFVKFLEDAEKPLYNGCKRYTKLSALVKLYNTKARHGMSDALFSDLLTDFGDMLPDNHNLPSSTYDAKKTLSCLSLSHEKIHACSNDCILYRKQYKDCVSCPKCGLSRLKLNKKNIEKKGVPAKVMWYFPPIPRFKRMYKSLKTSKNLTWHKETTRVAGQLRHPSDSPCWRLVDHMCVRVGAQ